Proteins encoded within one genomic window of Papio anubis isolate 15944 chromosome X, Panubis1.0, whole genome shotgun sequence:
- the TGIF2LX gene encoding homeobox protein TGIF2LX → MEAAADGPAETRSRVEKDSRRVEKDSRRPKKDSPAKTQSPAQDTSIMLRNNADTGKVLALPEHKKKRKGYLPAESVKILRRWMYKHRFRAYPSEAEKRMLSKKTNLSLSQISNWFINARRRILPDMLQRRGNDRIVGHKTGKDAHATHLQSTDASVPAKSGPRGSDNVQSLPLRSSPKGQMSGEKIPEPGSAPSQKLTMIAQPKKKVKVSNITSSSSPEPVSTEEYADFSSFQLLVDAAVQRAAELELEKKQESNP, encoded by the coding sequence ATGGAGGCCGCTGCGGACGGCCCGGCCGAGACCCGAAGCCGGGTGGAAAAAGACAGCCGGCGGGTGGAAAAAGACAGCCGGCGGCCAAAAAAAGACAGCCCGGCGAAGACCCAAAGCCCAGCCCAAGACACCTCAATCATGTTGAGAAATAACGCAGATACAGGCAAAGTTCTTGCCTTACCAGAGCACAAGAAGAAGCGCAAGGGATACTTGCCAGCAGAGTCCGTTAAGATCCTCCGTCGCTGGATGTATAAGCATCGGTTTAGGGCCTACCCTTCAGAAGCGGAGAAGCGAATGCTGTCAAAGAAGACCAATTTGTCTTTGTCGCAGATTTCTAACTGGTTCATCAATGCTCGCAGACGCATTCTCCCGGATATGCTGCAACGGCGTGGAAACGACCGCATTGTTGGCCACAAAACGGGCAAAGATGCCCATGCCACCCACCTGCAGAGCACCGATGCGTCTGTGCCGGCCAAGTCAGGGCCCCGTGGTTCAGACAATGTACAAAGCCTGCCCCTGCGGTCCTCGCCAAAGGGCCAGATGTCAGGAGAGAAGATACCAGAGCCGGGGTCGGCCCCTAGCCAGAAGCTCACCATGATAGCCCAACCAAAGAAAAAGGTCAAGGTTTCTAACATCACGTCCTCGTCTTCTCCAGAACCTGTGTCAACAGAGGAGTACGCCGACTTCAGCAGCTTCCAGCTGCTAGTCGATGCAGCGGTACAAAGGGCTGCCGAGCTGGAGCTAGAGAAGAAGCAAGAGTCTAATCCATGA